From the genome of Bartonella sp. M0283:
GCTATTCCGGTGCCCGTCATACCGGTACCTATAACTGCCCAGCTTTTAGGAATTATCCTGTCCGGTGCAATTTTGGGCGCAAAAAAAGGCTTTGCCGCCTGTCTTCTGTTTTTAATACTGGTTGCAGCAGGACTCCCGCTTTTATCCGGCGGGCGCGGTGGTATATCGGTATTTTTTGCGCCCACAAGCGGCTATCTCATCAGTTTTCCTTTTGCAGCAGGCTTTATCGGTTATTTCTATTCTCTCTTTCGCAACAGATTGACACCGGCAAAAGAAATACTGATCATGATGGTCGGTGTTTTTTGTATTAACCACCTCTTCGGCATTATCGGGCTTGTATTTATGAGCGGAATTGATTTTTCCAAAGCTTTTCTAGGTGATCTTATTTTTATTCCCGGAGATATGGTAAAAATTGTTCTCGCCTATTTGATTGCAAGCCGTCTACGTAAAGCTTTGCCAGATTTAATGGAGGCAAATCAATAAAAAGAAAAATTCATAGAAAAAAATTAATGAGAAAATATATTTTTCATAAAAAAAGCGGACATTAAGTCCGCTTTTGATACTTCTTTGAATGAAGCAATTATTTGATCACCATAACCGGACGTTCACTCATTGCCAGAACTTCGGAAGCCTGACTGCCGAGAATGAGCCGGTTAACACCGCGACGCCCATGCGAGGCGATAATAATAAGATCGGCATTATGTTCGTTTGCCGCGTCGACAATGCCAGCAGCAGCAAGTTGATTTTCT
Proteins encoded in this window:
- a CDS encoding biotin transporter BioY, whose amino-acid sequence is MSIRDIVAVALFAAFIAVLGLFPAIPVPVIPVPITAQLLGIILSGAILGAKKGFAACLLFLILVAAGLPLLSGGRGGISVFFAPTSGYLISFPFAAGFIGYFYSLFRNRLTPAKEILIMMVGVFCINHLFGIIGLVFMSGIDFSKAFLGDLIFIPGDMVKIVLAYLIASRLRKALPDLMEANQ